The window GATCCATGGAACACTCCTTCGAGGGATGACTCGGCTCGATGCCGAGGATTTGGCGGCGCATCTCGGCAGCGTCCTCGGTCGAAAGGCCGCGATCGGGCTCCGGGCTCATGCTTCGGACCGGGACACCGGCCGCCCGTCGTCGGCGACGACCGGGGCTTCGGGAAGCGCGCCGCCCGGCGGGGCGCGGAAACCGAGCACGCGCCCGCCGCGGACGGTGGGGATGTTGTCGAACCAGGCGAGCGTGATGGCGTTGGACTGGTTGCCGCCGGCGACCAGGAGCCGCTTCGCTCCCGGCGTGATCGCCGCGATGATGCCGACATGGCCGCCGCCCTGGCGGCTGAACACCACCACGGCGCCGCGGCGAGGCCCGACCAGGGGCGAGCCCCAATCGGCCCAGGCGCGCGCCGAGAGCGGGTTCGGCAGGACAGGCGTCAGGCCGGCGCGGCACGCCGCATCGGCGACGGCCAGGCCGCACCACGGGATGTCGTCGTCCTCGTAGAAGCCGCCGACCCAGTCGAGCTTCGGATGGCTGCCGGCGACCCGGCGCGCCATCTGCATGATCACGGGGTTGGAGCCCTTGCCCTCGACCTCGTGCAGGCCGAGCTGGGCGAGCATGGCCGCCAGCATGGGCGGCGCGCCGGCCGCGAGGGCCGAAACGATGGACGGGTGCATGGGGGGCTCCAGGATCGGAAGGCGCGTCGGAATGATCACGACGCTAGCCGCCGGCGATCCCGGAAGCAGGGCTGACGGCCGTCAGCCGTCGCCTTGTCTTGAAGTCTGCGATTTGGGAGACGGCTCATTCCTGCCGGATTTTCCGGCGGATGCAAGCGACCCGGGCGCTCAGAACAGCGAGCCCTGCGCGTCATCCGGGCCGCCCTTCATGCGCCGGCGCATGCGCCAGCCGGTGCGCTCGGTGACGCCGGCCTGGCGGGCCGCCTCGCGCACCCCGGACCCGGTCTCGACCGCGCGGGCGAAGGTCTGCGCCGTCGCCCGGCGCACCTGGCCATAGGCACCCGTCCCGGCGATCGGCACCATCACCTCGGTATGGCCGGCTCGGCCGCCGCCGGAGCCGACTGCGAAGCGGGCGATGATCGCCCGGGCGGCGGTCTCGCCGAGCAGCTCCTCCAGCCAATTGCCCGGAACATAGTGACCGGGAATGCGCACCCGCTGCCCACCGCGCGCCTGGGCGAGCGTCAGGGCCGCCTCGACCCCCGCCACCT is drawn from Prosthecodimorpha staleyi and contains these coding sequences:
- a CDS encoding TIGR02594 family protein, whose amino-acid sequence is MHPSIVSALAAGAPPMLAAMLAQLGLHEVEGKGSNPVIMQMARRVAGSHPKLDWVGGFYEDDDIPWCGLAVADAACRAGLTPVLPNPLSARAWADWGSPLVGPRRGAVVVFSRQGGGHVGIIAAITPGAKRLLVAGGNQSNAITLAWFDNIPTVRGGRVLGFRAPPGGALPEAPVVADDGRPVSRSEA